aactgagcggggatccaccgaagggcaggctatttcagctgctgcccgttctcctTATTCTCgtgcgccccgttttttgctctccacaagtttaaatggtaatccagacgtggaccccttgctcacggtgcctagagagatattagctatgcctcaccgatgatgcctaacaaggctgaaacggtcgtctggggttgctgtgtctctcgtgcagaggggacttgctggcatttcggatttggactgcctgtatgggtgggaccagtctgatatgtttcagagatgttctctctgtaatggcacaagatgagctaaaaccagcttgagaatggagcggggatccaccgaagggcaggctatttcagctgctgcccgttctcagtattctcttgcgccctgttttttgctGAACGTaacactttattcattttagaaaatatatactGCAGTGCTACATTATCTTCATTGCTGCTTCATTTATAATAACCCCTAATTAAAGGATCTGTATGGTCACTATACATATCTATTTACTCCACCATTTGGTTTATCATGTGGTGAGAACTGCTCTGTTTATTCACTGGAGCCAGCAGAAAAATGAAACTGTATTCTACTAGTAAAGTGTAACATTTCAGACAGCTTGCAGTACATTGATACTTTAATGATGTTGGAAATCTTCCTCCTGTATTTTACAGCAATTGCACAATAATACTGATGGACAACTCAGGGTAGTTCACTGTGATTTCTTCAAGCTAGACCCTTTGGGTGAGGGATCTATGCAGCCTCCCGTTATGTACTCTGAAACCTTGTTTAAACAACTGGGGATATCCAAGGTTCCTTGGAGTTCAGGTGCGTTGTGTTATGTTATCCCCTGTCCATATGCTTTTAAGAAATGTAActgttttctgtttttctgtttgtttgtttttttaataagcaTCTGgacttaaaaggttttttttttgttttgtttttttttctagatttgttTGTTTATCCAcccattatttttatatactttttttccttCTTAATACAGTCTCGTATGATCTGAAATtaatgtagcttttttttttttttcttttcattaaacgtgtttaatttttttaattgtttctttTTGTCTCACAAACACAATGACATTGCTTTGTCTTGCagatgttcctttaaaagtttttGGGATTTTCTTTCAAAAAATTGAAAGTAAGTTCCTTTGGAAACACATCTACTCCATTTATGAAAAGCGTTCCATATATAGATATGGCCGAATAGAGCTAAATCTGTTTATGAGTGAAAAGCTTTATAAGGTACGTTTCAAATTgtaatattcccccctctccccccccccccccccccaaaaaaaaagaatgtatttatttttaaatggttgTTGTAAAGCAGTTTTTAACCAGCATTGACTAATTAAGCATAATTCTTTGCTAGAAACTGACCTGTCCGCCTGGAGATATGCGTAATTACCAGGCTCTAGGTGTGCTGTGTCAAGCAGCCTATGACATTCAGCTTCTGCATATGGTAAGTACAGTGCAATATCTCTTGATTTGAAAATGTTTCCATCATTTTATACTTCCGTAGCTGCTAGGTGTTTGCGCCCCCCTTCCCCAATAAATGTTAAGTTGTATAATCTTTGCGTTCTCTGATGACTTGACATGTGCATGTTTATAACCCTAACTTATCTAGAAACCTACTCTACAAATTATCGTATCCATGCCTACAGGTTTTGGATTGACGTCAAATCTTAATTAAGCATACAAAATTCAGATAATACCGTGGATTGAGTTGCCTATAAAACAAACTTGCTCCAGCTACACAGACTTATTTGAGTGTGATCACGCCAAACTCTATCACAAGCTCTCCCTGCATGACCCAACAGCTTATAATAGCAAGGGAGCATCTGGTCTGCACCCTCAACCTTCGAATCACCTTTCAGGAGTAGGTTGCTTTCAACACACACAAATCCCAAGAACTAACTCTCTCAAACCACAATCAATAGTGAGTTAAAATTATTGTATAGATTAAGAGGTTTTAATGGACATACTGTTTGTATATTGGTTGGTAGGGATGCACAAATGGCCCCTTTTGAGCTGTGGGTATAGATGTTCTTTTTACCTGTGAGCAGTCCTTTTGAATAAAGTGAtgtggtattttttttgtgtCCAAGTTTTACTGTAGTAATTTGATTTATTGAGATTTTGGTATGTGTCATGGACAATCTATTCCTTGTGGTCTGTGTTTGTAGTTGGAGAGCTTGATATATGGAAATGAGTCTACTATTCTTTAAAATTTATGTATTTAACCTCCTAAGCTTACAACACAATGTTCCTGTATTTATTTTTCAGGAGCCTTGGTCATCTTTTTTTACGCCATCAAAATTCAGAGAAACATTCGGAGGAAAGAGTGTGGTATGTGTTTATAGACCCTATACAGTTGAGAGACAACAGATACTATGAAGATGTTGGATTTTTAAAAACTTAAGTTTCCAGTGCACCATTCCAGTACATGCATAGACTTACTAATAAAAGTAAATTGGTACCATTGCAGGGGCCATTATAGTGTAAGCTTACCTGCCAGTTTCAAGGCAAAACTCCTTAGATGAGTTCTACGGTAACAGtttaccttgctgctttcagctaaaaggcaaactCTCTAATGTGCAAGAAACTCATATTTTACATGTCAAATAAAACCAATGCTGCATTTTTTGTAAGAATAAATTTGATTTCAGTGTTAATGCTAAAGCTATTACAAGCCTATAGAAATTATCCCTACATTAAAACTGCCACTAAATTTCCATCTCTTTTTCTATTTAATTTGTATAACACAGCAATGTCACATTGCTATGGAATTATCCATGTTTGTCCTGTTAATGTTTAATTCACGTGTACAGGtttatattacaaataaaaaaaacaacaaaaaaaaaccacacaagcTTTTTCAGTTACCATAGttaatttatttgttactttgcgTTTGTTGCACACACTGTTATTAAATAAAATCAAGGAACTAGTACATACTggcataaaaataaattgtacttGGATTAGCTGATGTGACTGTGTAACTAGACTAAcccattttttgtttcatttttgcaGACAACACCAAATGACCATATGTGTTTGGTGAGACTCACTCCACGAAAGAATTTATTTGGAAAGCAGTTTAAAGTCCTTAACTCCACTACCTTTATCTTAATGGTTAGGCAGTTACTCTGCAAACGCAAAGGAAAACTTCTTGATTGGTTAAAGTAAGTGTATGACATTTCATAATTTTTctggatatgtgtgtgtatttttgaaaATACAAATTTCCAGACAGGAGGGACTACATCCCATATGATATGGGACTCACGTACTGTCACTTGTGAtaaaggaaatgtctggttaataaGCTTTATAATCGGTGTATAAATAGAAACATCAGTCTTTACAgtcgaataaaaaaaaattggaaaaaagtcACTACATTGGTAATTctcatttacattgaaaataattaATTTCCAATTAATTTTCTTGTTAAGCAGGTTGCCTTGTAATCTGTAATTTCAGAATTACAGATTCTCTTGTCATTTCCACTTACATAGTTTAGAACGTCTGTCGTCTCTGGTTGTGGATGGAAATACCAAAAACAATAATGGATTCAAAGAGTAGACTTTCACTAAGTAGCAAAAATGCAGGACTACTTGAGTATAAAGTTCACAGCAGCATTGAGCAGATGCTTTTTGCTGTTCTGAATAATTGTGGCAACACAAGACTCAATAGAGAGAGAAGTCTGACTGGCTCTCTAGGATTTTTGCCATTCGCTTTTCATATGTGTTGCACGCAGCTGTTTGGAGAAGGAGAGTAACTGCATTTTACCTATACTACATAGATCATGGGTGTCCAACCCGCGGGCCGCCTGTGGACAAGTACCGCTAGCAGTGCGGACTGGGTACAGTCTGGGTGGAGAGGTACTTGACTGGCGCAGCCGAGCAGACCGctctaaaaattttttaaatgccatttaaataattttccccTCTGACTATGAcagcctgtgtcagtccgaggggattaATGAATGGGAGGCTGGGGGCTGCTGCAGCTGCGTTTAGGGTGCTGGCGGCCAGAAGAAGCACTGTGAGGCTCACTTCAAAATTTTCTGCAATTCCGTGTCTGTGCTCCAACCCCTCATGCAAGCTCCGCCTCTTACACATAAGTCCCACCCCCAGATGCAAGCTccgcaccccccaccccccaggtcAAGAAATGGTTCCCACAGTCGTCAGTGCCAGGTAAGTACTAATTTGTCAGTGACTTTGTGTGCATGTGCTTGCTAGCGAATGagcttgtatgtttgtgtgtcagtgagcatatgtgtgtgtcagtgaacttgtctgtagtgagtgtatgtcagtgagcttgtctgtcaaTGCACTTGTGTggattgaatgtgtgtgtgtgtgtcagtgagctgatATGTTgtgagcttgtatgtagtgagcgtgtgtatgtgtgtgtgtgtgtgtatatatatatatatatatatatatatatatatatacacacacacactacatggcacAGTGATTAATGTAATGATTGTGTATGAGTTGTCAGTGATTGCATGTGTGTTTGGtgggggggtctgtgtatatgtgattgtatttgtgtaggtctgtgactgtgtgtgtgtgtgggtctggttGTGCGTATAGgttttgattgtgtgtgtctgtgtgtgtgggtatatctgtaattgtgtgtgtgtgtataggtctgtgattgtgtgtgtgtgtgggtgtatctgtaattgtgtgtgttggtctgtgattgtgtgttgggggggtggaggggtctttgtgtgtgtgtatgtaaatctgtgatgtgtttatgtatgtgactgtgaatAGGTCCGTGATTGTGTGCGTAaatttgtaattgtgtgtataggtccgtgtgtgtgtacatctgattGTGTgcgtatgtgactgtgtataggTCTGATTGTATgcgtatgtatatttattattgtgcGCATAGGTCTCTTgagtgtctgtgattatgtgtgtgtgtgtgtgtatatctgtatacaCGTGTATGTATTTAGTAGTTAGCTCGctgtttggtatccttaaatatggcaattccacataaggataacaaataagggagttatctactaaacaagatTAATAAAAGGGGATATTaagttttattgtataaattaattatattatagattttatgtgtggcccaagacaattcctctgCATTCAATGCGGCCCAGAgaagccaaaaggttggacaccctTGACATAGATCATTATCTGTTTCTTAAGAGGACACCCTATGCaccattgaaataaaataaattattgttaATAATTGTAATGAAAGTGTTATCCTGTGAGAGTAGGTCCCTGGTACCAGCTTACCTAAAGAGGTTAAATATTATTCTGACACCTGACTGCTCTGCTCTATGTCCTAGGCTTCAATCGGTAAGCCTTGGACTGAGTGCTGTTGATAGGCTGAAAGTGAGGTCCATAGCACCCCGTTAAAAAAACTAAGTGAAAAGTATCTGTAGCTGTGCAAAAGTTCAGGGGTAAAACGATCATACACTGGCTTGAAGTGTTTTGGGTTAAACTGTTCTTTTAACACCTTCAGGTATGTTGGCGCCCCTGACCTTTTCGCACCTTAAttcagatgaagttgttatggtgcccggagtggtCTTTTAATATGCAATACATCTTAATGTATTAAATGTTTGTGGAAGCTTTATTTATGGGCAGCGAATCATGTTGGCtatgttatttgtatttattttactaaCACATGAATAGGGTTGAAAAGGGACTTGAACATGTACACAATTCTTCACAATtatttacttaaccccttcaggacggagtcaatagtgctcgttctgataaaaacaaaacgtaaacaaaaactggaatttgcgctatatgtctgttcaaccgtaattcaccgctgtcacattaagtgcacccacacttataattatttttgtgctgaaaaaccccaactcgacttatactcgagtcaatgtctatATTATGGCActttaaattgccataatacagacaaggggttgtgtaggagggggctggcaggaagctcttacttacctctcctgcagctcctgtcagctcccttctcctccgcgccggtccggtgagctcccctgtcagctcccagtgtaactctcgcgagagccgcggggtcatagcgcggctgtgagacttacactgggagctgacagactggaccggcgcagaggagaagggagctgacaggagctgcaggagagttaAATAAATGCTCTGCCagacccctcctacacagtgcacaccactagaccaccagggagtgagagcccccctcccatgccagctaacaagcagggaggggggccgaaaaaataAATACCtggtttaaaacaaaaacaaacaaacaaacaaaaagttttTATAGCATATGTGGTTTGGCACTTGTATGAAGAGAAGTGACAATTCCTTGTTACTTCATTTAGTAATCACCATTACTGTGTTTACAGGTGTGAATAGAcaagaaaataatattaatatattaataacaaaaaaaaataatattaaaattataataattaaaaaataataaaaatgcccaccccccaccaaggctctgcatcacacacacacacgctgcatcacacacacacacgctgcactcatacacacacacgctgcactcatacatacacacgctgcactcatgcacacactgcattcattatatacacacactgtaaataaatattcaattaatataatttttttaggatctaattttatttagaaatttaccagtagctgctgcatttcccaccctagtcttatactcgagtcaataagttttcccagttttttggggtaaaattaggggcctcggcttatattcgggtcggcttatactcgagtatatacggtatatcattttgttcaggagaaacaaggctttaatttatcattaactattcatatatggaacaatttattatgaataaaattaaaaaaatgtgagaaaataagatttatttatttattttatttccgtctgacattttagctgttacatatttgtaatcagcgatgtctcatgagtacaacagtacccccccattaacaggttttatggtgttttggaaagttacagggtcaaatatagaactttccattttcaaattgaaatttgccagattagtaatgttacctttgagacggtgtggtagcccaggaatgagaattacctccaatTACCCcacaaagagcgatcacatggccccctaaagctggctgtggatctgctagcagggggactgtctgaaatatcagacagtccccctgctggtgggaagtgtaaaaaaaaaatattagacatgttttaaaataaaataaatatatatacatttttacacttcccacacttatatatacatttttacacttcccaccagcagggggactgtcttgacatttcagacagtccccctgctggcagatccacagccagatttagggggccatgtgaacgctctttgagagcgatcacatggccgccgGGGGAGGgatgcctgggctgtcaggcagccctccagaagaggattgtGGTGGAGGTCCACAatccgttacggcgttctatgccgccgcaacggctttaaagccaatTTAAtgcaggatggcatagaacgccgtaacggggTTAAAGGAATGCTGTTTACACCATAAACATTTCTGCTAGTTGAAGTGGTGATTCTGTAAGGTTTCTGTATGACAGTGTTTCTTTTTAAAATACTGCCAGTACATAGATGTTAGTTTATTTTCCggtgtgtaactccacctccggtaACAGGCAGCCAGCCACATTTCCAGGTTGGCCACACAGAAGTTGTGAAAACGTAGCATTCATCATCAACACACACCGCAAACTGACGCCAACACACAGGCTTTACACTCACAGGTGCTGTAAGTTGAGCACACCTGCTCTTGTAGCATTCCTGTTAGTTCCCCCACACCTGGTTGCTCACTCTCAGCTGAGATCCAGCATTTCTCTAGGAGCTATTTACACTGACAGCTCTGTGAGAAGCATATGATTGGACACCACCCTACACAAAGGGTAGGAATGGCTTAGCTGCAAAAGTCAGATCTTCAGCGAATGCAAGGTAGGTATTTGAAACTGTatgccatttaaaaaaagaaaagtgttttctttttaattctttattattgATGTGCACAAGATAACACACATGCTTGCGCTGCCATGACAGCCAGTGCAAGAACAGTAGAATTAAACAGAAGGAAACAATCATCTGCACATATTtttcaaaattataaaatatatgaatGAACATGCTGAACTACACTCATAAATAATGTAAGCTTTAGAAACCTAACAAATGCAATGCGAAATCAATCATATTTATGAAAGCAACTGGCATAGGAGGCAGTCACTGTAAGAGAGTTAAATTAGAGGGTGTAGGAGCGCTTAACTATGTAGCTTGAGTCTCTTAGGGAGCCAGAGGGGCCAGTGTTTAAACAGTCATTGCAAAGGAGACTTATGGGGTTAGAGAGAGCTATGTCAGCAGATACCGTGAGGAGAGAGAAGGTGAGTGGTCATATGCCTTTTTAAGTCCCAGTTCATGAGTTCAACTCACCCAATACCTACTGATGGGAGAGTACAGTCCCCGAACAGCGGTGAGCTCTGCGATGAATCAGGGCCTAGCGAAGGCAGACTGGTCCACGTGGTTGGTAAGATTGGTGCTTGCCCCAACGTCAGCTCTGCTTTCTATCCCACTGAGAGCCGCATGCGATCCTCGAGCACCTTAGGGGTCCTAACTTTGGTTCGAGAAGTCTTCCTTCTGTGTGCCGGGTGCTGCTGGCGTGATGAGGGCTTTTTGCTTCGCCGCCATTTGGGGGCATTTGCAGAGGCTGTCTGTTGTGGAGGTGTGTGGGTCTTCGGCTGTTCTGGGGTGGTGTGTTGCCTCCTTCTTTTAAGGTTCTGCCAGAATTTGTCAAAGATTCCGTTGAGTCTGGTCATAAGGTCTGGTGTATTGTCTGCAGGGACGTGGtgccacgtggcgtccgccatgtttgGGGTCTCACTTGATTTCCATGGGGTCCCAGTGGCCTCACCCACTGTGCCCATTAGAGCAGGCAAGCCTCCCTAGagtggactgggatcacccccgccaGTCAAGGAGGAGGGGGTAGGGGGTTGCGGGGCGCTTGCAGAGTGAGTAGGGCCATTGAACCGCTCCCTTCTAGGAGGTCGGCCGCCTGTCCCGTCCGTCGCGCTCTAGGCCACGTGTCTGGATTTGCTGCCTGGGAGCTTCTGTCACGTTTACAACCTCCACAGTGTGCTGCAGTCAGGTCGGGATGCAGGTGAGTCATTAGGTGAGGTCGATTTTTGGGCTTGATGAGGCCAAAGATGTCTTGTAGTGCCCGTGTAGCAGAGGAGCTTGAGCAAAATGCGACTCTCCAttatggcagtcaggccccgccagGTGTAATACAACAAAATTGTTATTGGTGTGACTACTTCTAAAACTATTTCTAATTTTCAGTATTTGTGTTTGCAGTTCCTGGGATCCTGGTAATGGCCAAGCCCTGATGAAAGAACTGGACATTCCTGAGAACATAACAACGGGGAATGTAAATCCTGATCAGTATAAACGTctgtttgaagccatggaacagTCAGACACATTAGGCAAGAGTTGGATTTTTAATGAAGTGTTGGAAAATACCAATAGCTTATGATGCTGAAAAAACACTTTCAATGGGCTTCTATAAAAGAATATCCACTCTGATTCCAGATGTTACAAGCAGGATATTTTGCTTTTACTTCTGATATATATAGCAGGgatgaccaaaaggtagatccccagatgttttcaaATGACAACTTCCATGTTGCTTTGTCATTCTAGAGGCATGcaaaattatgggagttgtagttctacaacatccggGGATCTACTTAGTAGGCAGCCCTGGTGTAGGAAGTCAACCGACTGATATTAAAGGAAGTCTAACATCCATTTTGTGTAAttatatgtaaaataatgtaatttgCATTTTTGTACTATTAAATAATTGAATATGCATTTCCATATGCAACAAAATGTTTGGGCGTGTTCCCACTAAATTGCCTTTTATCATCCTGCTCTCCCCTAAAAGAACCAATGCACTGAGCTGATCGAATGTTATAGGGCAAAACAAATTGCAAATGGTGGTACAGCTTCAATACAAAAAAGATGTAGCCAAAGATTATTTCAAATAGAAAGAAAATGCACAGTCCTGTCACAATTATTTGTTCCTGTGAGGGGTTACAAGGATTGCTTGACACAATTCTGTGAGTAAAGTTTCAAAACATGTGCATGATTATTGATTTCCTTTAAAGTTATTCTTCTAACATATACTTTTTTAAAGTATGGAAGATGCCTTTGCGGGAGTCAGAGAAATGCTTCtgtccattaaaaaaataaaaaataaatgcctctcatacttatttatttaccttttttttttttgctggaaaAAGATGATCC
This region of Pelobates fuscus isolate aPelFus1 chromosome 2, aPelFus1.pri, whole genome shotgun sequence genomic DNA includes:
- the TFB2M gene encoding dimethyladenosine transferase 2, mitochondrial is translated as MSSLSGARLGLCVLRSGPQAGASLFCCYRQCSKMKRLALIPKCIVHNLCSRGMSAIAGQKQRDSWEIDLMDLSNELKLANSSRQFRRFITDPGLAKTVLKCLQPWESGAKEPLVMEFNPGPGVVTQTLLDAGVKVVALESQTAFLPPLEQLHNNTDGQLRVVHCDFFKLDPLGEGSMQPPVMYSETLFKQLGISKVPWSSDVPLKVFGIFFQKIESKFLWKHIYSIYEKRSIYRYGRIELNLFMSEKLYKKLTCPPGDMRNYQALGVLCQAAYDIQLLHMEPWSSFFTPSKFRETFGGKSVTTPNDHMCLVRLTPRKNLFGKQFKVLNSTTFILMVRQLLCKRKGKLLDWLNSWDPGNGQALMKELDIPENITTGNVNPDQYKRLFEAMEQSDTLGKSWIFNEVLENTNSL